GTTCACAAGTTTGTGCTATCGGGAAAATAATAGCGATAGACAGGAAACGACGCACTTTCACGCTTTTCTAACCTTGGCGTCGCGCATATTCGTAGTGCGTGGGCGTGGCCAACGCATACGACGCCCTATATAAGCTCGATAATAACGAATGGGCAACAGTAGAAGCGATTCTCGTATCTATCTGCTCGTTTCATCATGGCTCTTACATTGGTAGGTTATGAACATTCTACAAGTTAAGAATGTGTTCACTGTAATATCTGAAGAGTTTGGTCCTTACAAAATGTTGATTTTGTTCTAATGTTAATCTTTGCTTTCCAGTCGGTCGTTCTGGCATTCGCCGGAGTAGTTCTGGGCTCCGTCCACCCTCCAGCATATGGACATCACCCACAGCCTGCTTATGGTCATCATGCGCCTGCCTATGGTCATCATGCACCTGCTTACGGCCACAAGCATGCCTATGAGCACGCTTACTGCGACCCAAGTGTGGCCCCCGCATGCGCTGACAACTCCACTCTCTCCTACTGCTTGGAAGACGCTGAGTATCCCGAGTACGAGATCAAGGCTGCCATCACTGCCGATCACCTCTTCGCCAAGAAGTACGCTGACGTCGCCGACCAGTCTGCTGACGACCTGGTAGACATGATTACCAAGGACCAGGAGGAGGCCTTCGACTACTCTTACTACACTGGGGCCTCCACTGGGGACTCTCCCTACGATGCCACCCACTGGGCTGGTCCTGAGGGTTACATCTGTCCCTCCGAAGTGGTGTATGCCATGCCCAAGCGTGCCCAGAATGTGGAAGGCAAGTGGCGCGTCATTGTCAACGACGTTCACTATTACAGCCAGACTGCCCGCCTCGAGACTTGTCTGTTCCCAGAGGCTGCTTGCCGCGCCCTTGCTCCTTGCTACCAGAGCCACTGCACCCAGAAGTCAGTGTACCACCGACTCCTCTCCTTCGACCCATGTGACCCCTACAGGGGCCTCTTCATCGACATCTACAAGATGCCATCTGCCTGCTCATGCCACCTTCCCGCCTAAGACGCCACCACAACGCTTCTACACGAATCGcctcttcacacacaaacacttcatGGCCACCACCCAACCATGTACAACTTCTGATGGCTCTTCAAGCGGAGGAGAACACCCACGTGACTGGAGAACTGATTTCTTCACGTAACGCCAGCAGTCATGCCAGGAACCGAAGGGACACTCCtgccgctgctctctctctcttcaaccatGTAAAGTCCATTGTTGCATTTTTATAAACAAATCATTGAAcatatctatgattttttttttttttttttttactcctacaCATGTTAACAGTCAatgaaaaagtaatgacaattatagcaataatttcaatgaagatgataacagtaatgataatataaaatgaaaataatagtattgatagtgataattctCATCGTAAGAATAAGAACtagaa
The nucleotide sequence above comes from Penaeus vannamei isolate JL-2024 chromosome 6, ASM4276789v1, whole genome shotgun sequence. Encoded proteins:
- the LOC113801107 gene encoding uncharacterized protein; the encoded protein is MALTLSVVLAFAGVVLGSVHPPAYGHHPQPAYGHHAPAYGHHAPAYGHKHAYEHAYCDPSVAPACADNSTLSYCLEDAEYPEYEIKAAITADHLFAKKYADVADQSADDLVDMITKDQEEAFDYSYYTGASTGDSPYDATHWAGPEGYICPSEVVYAMPKRAQNVEGKWRVIVNDVHYYSQTARLETCLFPEAACRALAPCYQSHCTQKSVYHRLLSFDPCDPYRGLFIDIYKMPSACSCHLPA